The Periplaneta americana isolate PAMFEO1 chromosome 16, P.americana_PAMFEO1_priV1, whole genome shotgun sequence genome segment cctttatactaCTGCTGCCACTGATGTTGTCGTTTCATTGTCTTAAAGAAACTTATAACCATGAAATAATTTCGAACGCCAATCTTCTCTTCTGTTTACTTGTGTATCTGCCTCCATTCTTTTGACCTTGATTTAagttcatattgtatttttctaaCCTCTTCTGGCCTTTGCATCTGCTTTGCAAAACCTTTCTGGACATCTTCGAGTCTTCCTTTTAATTTGTTGCTGTAACAATATATTCTTTACGTAAGATTATAAATCCCTGTTCTTGCATTAAGACAACATTCCAAATATTATAGCTGTCACCCAGATACGAAtgtcttaaaaaataaaaaacaactaAAGAGAATGATACGCATTTTTAAGGTATTCTTTAGGAACAAAGCATTAGTACCAAAATCACTCTTGCCGAATGAATAGAAATTGAATCGATATGGGCATCCCAGTTTACTTTAGAAACTattgaaatatctaaaagtttACCAGTGAGAAAATCTTCAACATTCGTTGACTGccataacataataaaatttatgtaatttattagcaTTAAAACCAAAGCCATTAACTCGAAACCACTTCTTTACTTTACTCAACGAGTTAGGTATAACAACTCATAATTCGTTGACATTATTACCAgtatcagagccttcttcagttacaagccggagccatacgtcggcaacactgtaattaactgtcaactgGAGGCCGAccatacagtacacgtgtttgtgctaatgtcgattttcaatgtaaattaatgttacaatataagtgtgtgtcgatggggttacggtcgtaccaaacgttaattgttgatgtattataaactaagtgcgtgttggcgttaaaaacaagacaataaatgaaaatatggctgcagtgtttcggaatttttacggttattattaattacaaaatgaccgaacaattcttctaaatattaaatattgtatgaaataaattacattttatagtcttacttgtggtttgtggtgtatcagaattctagctaaATTCTTGGATCTCGCCtgttatatcaataaagttacgccgttgattttcaagttcattgtaaacagctgttttgtgatcccataaatgttgcagttttgttgaagattcggaatgcctgctatatgtCAGAACtgtctataatttgtagatgcatacacttaCTTTGTTGGTTTataaggtttgtttattaatattatttcttttgttaataaattagttataaacatgtttcttttcacttcgtatttacaggatttaaagttcacagagtttacgctaattggcacataatTAATAGATAATTATATGTTTTGTTACGTATAATGTGGAaggtatatttcttaatttttttcatagatctttatacttggccttggcctatttaaaattatatttcagaaaatttgtaacaaataatttaggataacagtattgttatggagactggcgaggttcaaactaaaattGGCTTCCTGgggatttgaaatatttatagaaaaccacgacagataatcacttgaaattaaaatgtatatgatatcccaGGCCTTAAAGCGACAATACactgtcaatttactagccacataatggttaattgaatGGAATACGGTACTGcgaaagtatttttatttatttttggtacaaataacatttctttaactgtttatttattttcccttgtaccatgaATAAAAAACACGCATgatcttcatttttttaagttacaagtggctgtatgcaagtacttacgcggtattctgaaactcaaataaaataccaattcagattctgtaataaattacgtacatcaatataCAGAATCTTGAacttatgcacttagttttgtatcaattaatgttgaaaatgtacatgtggcaacgaaatcaaaacactaaaacgtcaaacgtcacgcctttatttcgcctctgccagcctccactcagcgttgccaaacctacccatgctccggcctaactgaagatggctctgccaGTGTGGTATAGAATTGTGTTGTCACAACAACTGGTATAGACTGGCTAGAAAATTACAACATAAGTGATTAATGGCAATTAAAAATGGCAAAAGGCCTAAACAGATCCCTAAATGTTTTTATAtgcggttcaacttttctttcaacttcaaacATTCAAGCAATCCATGCAACAGCGAACGAAACGCATTCTATTGTGCATGCATTTCTACCTAATATGACAGTGCATGTGGCAATTTAAAGCTACACGTCACCAGTGGGTGTCTTGTGCgtatttctttcaatattagcatgtagcgagcagctgatCTTTTTAAGTGGCCTTGAGTAAACTGATATTTGTCTTGTTTTCGTGGTGGCGCACCTAGTAAGCTGAAAATGGTGGCAAGTACGAATAGCAATGGTAGTGTTTATGGAATGTTGAACCACAATTTTGCGAATCAGGTAGGCCTAACTATTggattgatatttattatttagtaaataatatatatacgtAGTGAAGTTGACTTTCGACTCTGCACAtcgtgtagacacaaaatctgcatgcatcttaattgaacgttcgTTTTCAACTGGATTCTTTTAATATTCTACCCAGATTGTATGCGTGAACGCATGGAAAAGTGAATCGTCCAGTTTCAAATAGCTATTAACAATGCATACTGATTGTAAATGTTCTGAAAAGTGAAGTTAAACTAgttttcattcataaaatgttgcaatttattccaaaattaaaatccCTCATCACAGTACAACGAGTGATATCTTGAAACAAGATACATATTACTTTCTACTGTACAGTATAAATGTTATCTAATGCAGAGTTCTTGTCATTAAAACAAATAACTAACTCTCTTCCTCTCCACTGAACATAGCCGAAGGTTTTCGAGGAGTAGTGGAGTCTTTTCCATAATCTCTCGTACTCAATTctcatcctcaccttcccgtaaTGAAACCTGTTTTCAACAAACGAGGCTCTGGCGACCttgtcacagcggtataactctTCCATCAAAAAtggagaaaataatattttatctagcTAACCTGCCATGGCATGCATAAGCGTTATTTGTACGCAACTGAAATCAGAGTAGTATACTATGTAGCTAGTAGGCAATGAATGCAATGGAAGgcaaaaggaactggctaccctaatccattatctcctggtctacttgcctcataagtggtgccttgttggtatcactcgtGAGGTTAAGATCTGTCTACCATgcggttgactaaacaacaatataaaaatacggTGCCCGTGTTACAACTGTTACAATTATTTTTGCACGATAATTTCTTTTCTCGACGTTACAGCAAATGGCCACCATGATTGACAGTTGACTTTACTGatttcagagttgccaacctggATTAGTATGTTGATGTATTACAAATGACTGCTCTAGTATTGTGATTAAACTCACTctttctatgtatgctacaatcctacaatgcatgaaaaattcatacacaaaagtcagtgttaattaatatacattatacgagacaaatcactgcatttgaaatgtagtgaactttatttaaacaattcaaacttcacttaacaaaaagaaataaaattataccaattgaacacaaaatattacaagtacctgaacaATTTTTACTGCATCACAttaaagttgatggtgaagtttttTTACGTTGGTAAGACTTTTTagcatcagtcagctgttcattgTGTAatctacgtactgtatattattttcaaaattatatatgaATAGTACAAAAAATCTAtttgtgaagtatattaaaagatcttggaaattgaaaaattatctcagctcgtttttcaagctttttctcgattttataaaaaccacttctcaaccttgtatcgtaataaacTATTCCTATATCCCTCCCAAATATCTTTACTGTATAAATGTGAATTCATACAGAAATGTTAAAAGTTCCCTAACACGTTGCTATATAACAGTTGTTAAGTTGGTAACATGTCAGGATTCTTGCGTTTCATAGCATTTTGTGGATAATGTTAGCTAACTCGCGGTTAAATATGTGAACAGAACGAATCAAGAAGGGTGCCAGAAGCAGTATTATTGAACGCGATGTGCTTTTGTTTAATGTAGCGGAGAACAGAATGACGCGTGTAGTGAACATGTAGACAGGTAGGAATATATTTCTATTGATAGTCTATTCTATCCTCTCTTGTATATCTTCGACATCTTTCCTGACCATGTTTTTGAACATACTACTGTATATCTCTGCAAATGTCGTACAAGTTTCCCCTGTGAAGAACGTCATTCAAGAAGCGTGTACAACAATCATTGTTTGCGCCTGTCATTTTAGACAATTGTTAATGGTTTACATATGGCACAACTtatgttaatttaacacgcttattataatacaaattcatTTTTGGAACAGAATTCTAGTCAGTGGTGTACTAAAGGAACCAAACGACGTGTTAAGTTTTAACATCCATTGGTGAAACtggatattataatttttatattaatgtgaatctatattatatgtatttattaacactacaattgtgtATACACCCgctggcagtgatatataatatacaataattacaattacatgaaataaaagaaaataaacgtaaatgaaataaaataaaataaacgtaaatctatagtAGATCCAATAAACCTaggattataaataaaaactattctataataacacctacgataagcaaaaataattctaACTTATAAGttagtacttctatttcacccaactattaccaatttaagtaattacatatcaccttaattaattacatatcaacttaattacatatcatcttaattaattacatatcaccttaatttatttacatatcaactaaattacatataatcttaattaattacatatcaccgtaatttatttacatatcaactaaattacatatcatattaattaattacatatcaactaaattacatatcttaattaattacttatcaacttagttaattacataccaacttaattacatatcatcttaattaattacatatcaccttaatttatttacatttcaactaaattacatatcatcttaattaattacatatcaactttatttacatatcaactaaattacatacaaTCTTAATTCATTACAtaccaccttaattaattacataccaactcaattacatatcatcttaattaattacatatcaccttaagttatttacatttcaactaaattacatatcttaattacatatcaccttaattaattacataccaacttaattacatatcatcttaattaattacatatcaccttaattacataccaacttaattttatatcatcttaattaattacgtatcaccttaattaattacataccaacttaattacatacaaaCTTAATTCATTACAtaccaccttaattaattacataccaacttaattacatatgatcttaattaattatatatcagctcatttaataacatgacacaacataaataattacactgctcctccaattacattttcagtctaatcttctcaacccttccataaatgtattgattttaagaggaccaccctgaaagtttcccgcaggtaagctgttccagtctactattgtgcggttgttttctacatttaaacttcctaatattaTCAGccgttcctaagtatgatggtgttgctaatctagcattgatatcggtccatgctttgtgtcctatttgtgccttaaacaatgcggtgagtctggtttttcgtcgccttgatttgagaagttcccaccctaagtcttttactatctcctcaccatgtcccttccccattttgacgtAATTTGCTgccctgcgttggaccttttctattgaatcgatttggttttgtctgtacggatcccaccctactgctccatattccataattggacgaacaagggttttgtacgctattTCTTTTGAATTCCGGTTGGATTTCTTCaaaatacgcatagagaaatgtagtgctttccaggctttccttgtggtattagtgacttgacccagtttgttacttgttgtgttatttgttgtgATTACTTTATAGACTGATATATTTTCGTCATAGGAATGCAGCTAGCAATGAGAGCACTGTATCATCAGAATACGACGATATTACACATGAAGGGAACGAAACTGAAAGTGAGGTTACCAAGAATTCAGTGTCCTGGGAAAAACCTGTAAGGACCCATGAAGATGAGAAGCAATTAAAATGTGACGTGTGTAAAAAGTGTTTCTCGAAACCTTCTAATCTAAAGAGGCATTTACAAATACACACAGGCGtgaagcctttcaaatgcgatgtttgtggaaagtgtttcacgCAGGCTGGTTCTCTGAAAGTTCACGGACGTCAGCACGGGAGCGAGGATCTCttgaaatgtgatgtttgtgggaaATGTTTCGCGCGAGCAACTCACCTAAATCGCCACAAACTCACCCACACTGGAGAGAAGCCTTTCAAGTGCGATGTCTGTGAAGTGCATTTCGCGATCGAGAACAATTTAAGAATTCATCAACGTTTGCATACTGGCGAGAAGCCGTTCAAATGCGGTGTTTGTGGGAAGTCTTTCGCTCAGTCTGGTTCCATGAAAATTCATGAGCGACTGCATACTGGCGAGAAAGCTTTCCAGTGCGATATCTGCGGTAAATGTTTCGCTCAGTGGGGATATTTGGTAAATCATGAACGGACTCATACCggcgaaaaacctttcaaatgcgacacTTGTGGTAAAAGTTTTGCACGTTTAAGCCATCTACTGGGACATGAACGAATCCATACtggtgagaaacctttcaaatgcgaagtCTGCGGTAAATGTTTCGCCTTATCGAGTTACCTAATTACTCATGAACGCACCCATACCGGCAAAAAGCCTTTCAAGTGCAATGATTGTGGTAAATGTTTTCCGCGGTCACGTCTTCTTACAAGACACCAGCGCATCCATATAGTCTAGAACCGTGGTGTTCAATCCATGGCCCGCGTACTCAAGGGGTACGCATCCCACAGACTACATATGCAATATTGTtgacatttattttatgctcgaccattccgaaatgtagtaattttacGCCTGGTAATAGTATTTTAATGcaagtcattaaagtacacctactctttaaagtacaggtgttcagccaacgacaagtcagctttgtaccgttataaaaccgcaagtatcgattattctcggatatgcaatcgaaagagaattagcgaaaagtacgGAGGCTGGAATTCCAATACTGTGCAGAAGGTTAtgtcctgttactataataattagagttaattgtaaataatattcaaataaattcaatttgtcatctcgtttttcaattctaaatcaattttcaggttatatcagagtaatgttcatcttactctgtgccaaggtcaataaAATtcgacctcggaaaaaatcaatactttcgcttctgcgcacatctcacaattcaggtcagttcgcacatacccgtaattttgaatactttcaagttagaaatatggtcgagcgtaaaaagtcgtatgaaactagcctataatggtaattaagacgctcgtatgaaaattatgaaactcgcttgcgctcgtttcataaacaatcataattgcgtcttaattactaccattataggctcgttgcataatgtactattatgctcgaccatgccgaaatgtagtaattatacacctggtagtagctctttaatggacccccattaaagtacacctattcattaaagttcaggtgttccagcaattaaaaaataccattgtagcaatatgaaagcgcaagtatcgattattcttggatatcacaacattgaaacgtcacggagcctggaaatccaatgctgtcgcagaaggctatgttgaagaatcgatcgaaaataaaattgaaatctcaaatacaatattaataacagTCGAAAAAAACagcacacaaattaacatcaattcacagtCATCTTTCAGTCCTTCGCAAAgaacattcccgcaaattcatttcaccaattgcataataaatcacctatatttgaaagaaagtcagttctgttactataataattagcgttaattgtaaataatattcaaataaattcaatttcaaggttatatcgaaattaatgtttattttactctctagattatattaagGTCAATGTCTACTTTTGtccttcggaaaaaatcaatactttcgcgtctgcgcacatctcacaatgtacgaggtattgcacaaggtcagttccgctcctcagataataacatgaatagttattaataatttcaagttagactatggtcgagcataaagattcgtatgaaacttgactataatggtaattaagacgctcgtatgaaaattatgagactcgcttgcgctcgtttcacaaacatactcgcgtcttaattactaccattatgggctcgttgcataatgtattataattttttagtgAAGGTCGATTCACATTACACGGAACATAAACGTCGCGTCACGGACCAGTTACGTGGAGTCAAAATATCGCAAAACGTGTTTTGTATGGTAGCGTTCACTTATACAGGCAACGAGAATGTTTTGACGGGACGCAACCTGTACGTGGATGGTTTGGTCTGCTAGACTCTAGTAgcgccgttaaacattatcatgtagctcctatgagagacaatcaattgcactgtaTTTTATACGATTGTTACATAAGTATCTAAGGAAATCATAGAAAAAtttgaaatcaaaatctttttgggacagtgagaaaaaaatcACTAACTTCGAAGTCACTCGTTCAAACTAGACATTGACACCAGTGactagggattataaagaatggtcactgagcgaattttcctgtgttttgtttctctgtgcgtcggcgtttagttccactttcaagcgctagaggttagtgtaatcgagcatacgctaagataataattgagtatagagttgagacacaggatccaaacatcgcctaccttattgcataatccaataacgctttgcttcaaataatttcaagttaacagcttttccttatttctcagtgacaaactagttgtaataataattttatatatatcagatataataaattatattataaaataatatagtacattataaaattatgtgtcaaattcgtttaatatttgtatataatataatataggtatatggttttacttctcataagagttttgtttttctattctcagcgctatcaaatcattacataatttaattgttgttggggtcaacgtctcaactctcattataaaggaactctagagtctagacattacagttaatgacggatttattattttatggatccaatgtattttatttgagtacataatgtacctagatgtattaattatatgtgttatatttccgctgtgtcgactgctagctggtgtgatgtcagccccaactctagggagaaagcagaatcccacgttctagctggcttgaaggtcattgaaatcagtccgtctACATCGaagataccgacgcgaagtgtccatacttaattacgtATGCGCTGTTGACACTCTCAAAAatgataagcgacaaacttttttattttctaggtacATGGGGATTCAAAGccagagaaatgtttagaaagaacggaaattacttttaaacatGGCTGATACTCAAAATCTGTACCGTTTGCTAGTTACAGTTAGTTAAATGGCGGGGTTTGCGTGGCCGACTTTCGTATACAGAGTGACAAATTTTTCTGTTAGAACTGCGGTTTCTCATAGAAGTCATCgctcggaataataataataataataataataaattattttgcataaatcagtCATAGCCTTTTATTTCTTATAGAATTGCAGTGCGCTTTGAGGGTACGTAGATAAAAAGAAATGTCTTTTGAGGCTATGGTACCAAAAAATGAATACCACTGGTCTAGAACAGTTTCATATGTGGTAGGTGTGGTAATGGTTTTATGCAATCCGGTCACCTAATAaggtattaaaaatttgtatattCGATGTTTTTGTCTGTCgattttattcagtttttccttagaCATAGGGTACGTGAATGATGCTATGAATTTAATGTTATGGAAAACTAGCTTTTAGTTAGTTTCAgtgattttgaaagtgaaaatggtTGAATTTGTAAGGGATTTCCTAAGGATGGAAATagatttcgaaaacacacaaataataataataataataataataataataataataataataataataataaatccatgtccaaacctgtggagtaacggtcagcgcgtctggccgcgaaaccaggtggccccggttcgaatcccgtctgggcaaattacctggttgaggttttttccggggttttccctcaacccaatacgggcaaatgctgggtaactttcggtgcattatcaccttcgtttcattcagacgctcaataacctagatgttgatacagcgtcgtaatataacctaataaaattaaaataaaaaaatagatccacacctgtggagtaacggtcagcgcgtctggccgcgaaaccaggtggcccgggttcgaatcccggtctgggcaagttacgtagttgaggttttttccggggttttccctcaacccaatacgagcaaatgctgggtgactttcggtgctggactccagactcatttcaccagcattatcaccttcatttcattcagacgctaaataacctagatgttgatacagcgtcgtaaaataatccataataataataataataataataataataatagcaacaatggTAGCACAAACAAAGAACGGTAACTAATGTAGTGATTGTACGACGAAGCTGACCAGTTACTcagattacaaataaagaatctgATAACCTTATCCTCTGCATGAGCAACAttggtcaacagtgattttgttaaatgtaacatttctgctgtttcttatgtaatttcatctgctgatttcaaaaatgaagtcagaatttttataccacccaccattttttgtaactaaaaaaatggatttttttattgttatacagtgtaaagtccttaacatgctactggaaagaaaattatttctaatatttctttttttttttttttacaattgacCTGTAACTTTAGTTCATTATTGCctatgaagtcagaattcatgaaattaaattttattcctcataagattGTGTGAGtcagtattaattctcagttgagttggaacttacattcatgaaacaaatTTCATAACCTGCGTTTCCTTTgctctaattttattatcttataaagtgaaacatacctcgaaatactgtggaaatcacataaacattttttttttatgtttgtggtTAGTTAACTCTGAACGCACAGGCCAATTTTtattaccgtaaactggggttactttgaacacaagaAAAACTTcgaacatttttttcagaaaatcatattttggtttctacatgctgcacttctTCTAGAtgtaggtaaattatcataaaaatcattctcGTACCAAATTTACCTCTGTCTGTAACGTGCAGCATGTAGAttcctaaatatgattttctgaaaaaaatgttcaaagtttcctctgtgttcaaagtaaccccagtttacagtacactagttaaaagagcttacgagtgttatttgttgaaaaataggtgaggacaggaactgggccctgaaatctgttgtgcttcaTGTACTAGTAATTCTATTAACTGATTGGCTAAAAGAATCCCGTCAGATGCCTCTTCGAGTTCCAATGTTATGCCGGGAACCTTAGAATCATTCCACAGAGTTTCTAGataccacagatcagaagattacagactacttgtcagcgagctgattcagaactataacgtgatggggtgtaatatgtctctcaaaataatttattggatttccatctatttttttctttcgtcaAATCCTTCAGGTAGTAGTAAGCGACAAAGGTAGGGTGAGTTTTCATcagtatttttctgaaatggagaaagcgctaccaggaaaaatagaacccaaatattctgtcagactactgctggacattcaaaagagatgtttctcaagccaaGTATAGCCTacaatctatttcacacacattttaggtaaataaatgtgATTTGAGGTAAAATGtcacaaggtatcaatactaaaaaaatttgaattacatttcttataattactcaaaaaccctgcgtgatagaaaaatgttgaaaacataTTTGAAGTCAGTACGAAAAATACTATAAGGTTCACCCattatttatcttttaacaaaaaatatgtttaattctgTTTACCAgtgagaattatttatttatttaactatctgtctatctatctatctatctatctgtctgtctgtctatctatctatctatctatctgtctgtctatctatctgtctgtctgtctgtctgtctgtctgtctatctatctgtctgtctgtctgtctgtctgtctctgtctgtctgtctgtctgtctgtctctatctatctgtctgtctatatctatctatctatctgtctatatctatctatctatctatctgtctatatctatctatctatctgtctatatctatctatctatctatatctatctatctatctatctatctatctatctatctatctatctatatctatttatctatctatctatatctatctatctatctatatctatctatctatatatatatatctatctatctatctatatctatctatctatatctatctatctatatctatctatctatctatctatctatctatctatctatctatctatctatctatctatctatctatctatatctatctatctatctatctatctatctatctatctatatctatctatctatctatctatctatatctatctatctatctatctatatctatctatctatctatctatctatatctatctatctatctatctatctatctatatctatctatctatctatctatctatctatctatctatctatctatctatctatctatctatctatctatctgtctatctaatctatctatctaatctatctatctatctatctatctatctatctatctatctatctatttcatcaatcattgttcacgtaatggcgg includes the following:
- the LOC138692076 gene encoding zinc finger protein 664-like, with translation MDAIKTEPEVDPLAIQTNDDAYMEESKPLSQGEWSDLYTVKEEIKVEVKAEDNEILADRNAASNESTVSSEYDDITHEGNETESEVTKNSVSWEKPVRTHEDEKQLKCDVCKKCFSKPSNLKRHLQIHTGVKPFKCDVCGKCFTQAGSLKVHGRQHGSEDLLKCDVCGKCFARATHLNRHKLTHTGEKPFKCDVCEVHFAIENNLRIHQRLHTGEKPFKCGVCGKSFAQSGSMKIHERLHTGEKAFQCDICGKCFAQWGYLVNHERTHTGEKPFKCDTCGKSFARLSHLLGHERIHTGEKPFKCEVCGKCFALSSYLITHERTHTGKKPFKCNDCGKCFPRSRLLTRHQRIHIV